One stretch of Caldalkalibacillus thermarum DNA includes these proteins:
- the spoVT gene encoding stage V sporulation protein T, with product MKATGIVRRIDDLGRVVIPKEIRRTLRIREGDPLEIFVDRDGEVILKKYSPIGELGDFAQEYADSLYENLGHVTLISDRDSIIAVSGASKKTYMEKAVGDVVETSMNERKIIVENNHGTYEICKDMQEEYAAYCIAPIIAGGDPIGSVILISKQEGRTMGDVETKLAETAAGFLAKQMEQ from the coding sequence ATGAAAGCTACTGGGATTGTTCGTCGCATTGATGATTTGGGAAGAGTTGTCATACCAAAAGAAATCCGCCGCACCTTGCGTATTCGGGAAGGCGATCCGCTGGAGATTTTTGTGGACCGCGATGGGGAAGTGATCTTAAAGAAATATTCTCCCATCGGAGAATTAGGTGATTTTGCCCAAGAATATGCCGATTCATTATACGAAAACTTGGGCCATGTCACCTTGATTTCTGACCGGGATTCCATTATTGCTGTTTCCGGTGCATCTAAAAAAACGTATATGGAAAAAGCTGTTGGCGATGTGGTGGAAACCAGTATGAACGAGCGTAAAATCATCGTTGAAAATAACCATGGGACCTATGAGATTTGTAAAGATATGCAGGAAGAATATGCAGCGTATTGTATTGCGCCGATCATAGCCGGCGGCGATCCGATCGGCTCCGTCATTCTGATCAGCAAACAGGAAGGACGCACCATGGGAGATGTGGAGACGAAACTGGCTGAGACAGCGGCGGGATTTTTGGCCAAACAAATGGAGCAATAG
- a CDS encoding putative polysaccharide biosynthesis protein: MNGSNPTQQLVKGTAILATAAFLSKLLGVVYKIPYQNITGNYGFYVYEQVYPIYMILLTLSTAGVPIAISKLVAERLAVGDIPGARKVFKVSAITLMLTGLFSFTLLYTAGAPVLAFLMGDPDLVLPIRSVSFALLVVPVMASIRGYFQGHQNMMPTAVSQVVEQVVRVTTILVLSSWFIYHHYDEYYAGAGAVFGAFTGALAALIVMLLYWRSNTLAQRRHEQTARGEGGDKNVQAAPLTTSKGHGSGWAHQAETSYVNLSFRQILRRVAAYALPISLGALVLPLFQLVDNFTIPNLLSWTGWASKEAFNLRGVYARGWPLVQFAAFFATALALALVPSISEAKAKRQHQQISKRTEFALKLTFIIGLASAIGLAILAKPINIMFYVTPEGTVTMAILAFVVIFSTLGITSGAILQGMGYVTLPARHLLIGVGVKFIFNLILLPFLDIKGAALASVVGYMVAALLNLWAIYHIIPVRLFKKHILLPPVYAVCVMGICVSLTMVGLEYGLDSVKLHERLLYALVTLSAVLVGVVVYGLSLLRFEAISRTELSLIPKVNRLIPVLETLKILKKEDPEQTEKGASS; this comes from the coding sequence ATGAATGGGTCTAATCCAACCCAGCAGCTGGTGAAGGGAACAGCCATATTGGCCACCGCTGCCTTTTTGTCCAAACTGCTAGGCGTGGTGTATAAGATCCCATATCAGAATATCACTGGTAACTATGGTTTTTATGTTTATGAACAAGTTTATCCCATTTACATGATCTTGTTGACACTTTCTACAGCGGGTGTTCCCATTGCCATTTCCAAACTGGTGGCTGAACGCCTGGCTGTGGGCGATATCCCGGGAGCCAGGAAGGTGTTTAAAGTCTCGGCCATCACTTTAATGCTTACGGGTTTGTTCTCCTTTACCCTCCTCTACACGGCAGGTGCACCCGTATTAGCTTTTTTAATGGGTGACCCAGACTTGGTGTTGCCCATTAGAAGCGTTTCTTTTGCCCTTTTGGTTGTGCCTGTGATGGCTTCTATCCGCGGCTATTTTCAAGGTCATCAAAACATGATGCCGACGGCCGTCTCACAAGTAGTGGAGCAAGTCGTCAGGGTAACCACCATTTTGGTGCTCAGCTCCTGGTTTATTTATCACCATTATGATGAGTATTATGCGGGAGCAGGCGCTGTCTTCGGCGCGTTTACCGGAGCCTTGGCCGCTTTGATTGTCATGCTGCTGTACTGGCGCAGCAATACCCTTGCCCAGCGGCGGCACGAACAAACTGCAAGAGGAGAGGGCGGTGATAAAAATGTTCAGGCCGCCCCTTTAACTACAAGCAAAGGCCATGGATCTGGATGGGCCCATCAGGCAGAAACCTCCTATGTCAATTTGTCTTTCAGGCAAATTTTAAGGCGTGTGGCTGCTTATGCCTTGCCCATTAGTTTGGGGGCGCTGGTTTTGCCCTTGTTTCAGCTGGTTGACAATTTTACCATTCCCAATCTGCTGTCCTGGACAGGATGGGCTAGTAAAGAAGCATTTAACTTGAGAGGGGTGTATGCCCGGGGCTGGCCTTTGGTGCAGTTTGCTGCCTTTTTTGCCACGGCCCTTGCTTTAGCCCTCGTGCCCTCTATCTCCGAGGCCAAAGCTAAGCGTCAGCATCAGCAGATCAGCAAGCGGACAGAGTTTGCTTTAAAACTCACCTTTATAATTGGTTTGGCCTCCGCCATTGGACTGGCTATTTTAGCCAAGCCCATTAACATTATGTTTTATGTTACACCAGAAGGAACAGTGACCATGGCCATATTGGCTTTTGTGGTGATCTTTTCGACACTGGGGATTACGAGCGGGGCCATTTTGCAAGGGATGGGCTATGTGACCTTGCCGGCCCGCCATTTGTTGATCGGGGTGGGCGTTAAGTTCATTTTTAACCTGATATTGCTTCCGTTTTTAGATATTAAAGGGGCTGCTTTGGCTTCTGTTGTGGGTTATATGGTGGCGGCCCTGTTAAACCTGTGGGCGATTTATCATATCATTCCCGTCCGTTTGTTTAAAAAGCACATTTTGCTCCCCCCGGTTTATGCCGTCTGTGTGATGGGGATTTGCGTCAGTCTGACGATGGTGGGGCTGGAGTATGGCTTGGACTCCGTCAAGCTTCATGAACGCCTTCTGTATGCGCTGGTCACTTTAAGTGCGGTGTTGGTCGGGGTGGTCGTTTACGGGCTTTCGTTGTTGCGCTTTGAAGCGATTTCCCGCACTGAATTGTCTCTTATTCCGAAGGTTAATCGTCTCATTCCGGTTTTGGAAACCCTTAAGATTTTGAAAAAAGAAGACCCTGAGCAGACAGAAAAAGGCGCAAGCTCTTAG